The Besnoitia besnoiti strain Bb-Ger1 chromosome IV, whole genome shotgun sequence genome contains a region encoding:
- a CDS encoding zinc finger, C3HC4 type (RING finger) domain-containing protein (encoded by transcript BESB_056160): protein MEDSSESSVSSGLSPASADEPAASSGSFSGGQSSPSVHAHCADASHLVSLVPGSRKESYLAASSRPSAGDAGVSLEGAPPVPSDVVASLDTTSSYSAASSYPAGTLNDVSGSFLSAGAANAATQSEGGGAHREEGEPSRQMATEERSDGDRRRLERGGREEAAEACESTEGGSQAAQEDERAEGAPPAAAECAESQAGGLREAGEGEGRDAAQSASGPSDVRAQPDRDASRTESEERREEMASTRPSAYSIVYPGHADRVGRTQSSLRNRASGASSSSGASAAPSSSRDRGGDTRFECNICFDEATDPVVTRCGHLFCWRCLHAWLQRGANECPVCKGHTTTSNVIPIYGRGAEKHPRDAPDKGDAAAGPTPERPRAERPEPQPQRRSDLGFGGGSGGASFSFSLFPFFGLGVTWGSGGLSASNFSASSAFDWLFVPPGTQRRSAGMNRQDQVLSEEQQRMQSLGFLLLAFFFVMYIIFIA from the exons ATGGAAGACTCCTCTGAAAGCTCGGTTTCTTCGGGCCTCTCTCCTGCATCCGCCGACGAGccagccgcctcctctggctCTTTTTCTGGAGGGCAgtcctcgccgtctgtccATGCACATTGTGCAGACGCTTCTCAtcttgtctctctcgtcccTGGCTCACGAAAAGAAAGTTATCttgcggcttcctcgcgcccaagcgcgggcgacgcaggggtGTCTCTTGAGGGCGCGCCCCCCGTCCCGTCGGATGTTGTCGCTTCTCTGGACACTACATCTTCGTattccgctgcctcctcgtaTCCTGCTGGAACGCTGAATGATGTGTCAGGCTCGTTCCTGAGTGCTGGTGCCGCCAACGCGGCGACTcagagcgagggaggcggagcgcaccgcgaggaaggagagccGAGCCGCCAGATGGCGACAGAAGAAAGGAGCGACGGAGACCGGCGACGGCttgagagaggaggacgcgaggaagctgcagaggcgtgtGAGTCCACAGAGGGTGGGAGCCAAGCtgcacaagaagacgaaagggCAGAGGGCGcaccgcctgcagcagcagagtgTGCGGAGTCGCAAGCGGGCGGCctgagagaggcaggcgaaggcgaaggaagggacgcggcgcagagtgCGAGCGGTCCATCGGATGTGCGTGCGCAACCCGACAGAGACGCTTCCCggacggagagcgaggagagaagggaggAGATGGCCTCCACCCGCCCGAGCGCCTATAGTATTGTGTATCCCGGGCACGCGGATCGAGTTGGGCGGACGCAGTCGAGCCTGCGCAACCGAGCGAGtggcgcttcctcctcttctggagcatcggctgcgccgtcttcgtcccGCGACAGGGGAGGGGACACCCGTTTCGAATGCAATATCTGTTTCGATGAAGCGACCGACCCCGTCGTCACGCGGTGCGGACATCTG TTTTGCTGGAGGTGTCTGCACGCCTGGCTCCAGCGCGGAGCGAATGAGTGCCCAGTCTGCAAAGGCCACACGACGACGAGCAACGTCATTCCGATTTACGGCCGCGGAGCTGAGAAGCATCctcgcgacgcgccggaCAAAGGCGACGCTGC CGCAGGGCCGACGCCAGAGAGGCCACGGGCGGAGCGGCCGGAGcctcagccgcagcggcgttcAGACCTCGGTTTTGGA ggcggctccggcggcgcaaGTTTTTCGTTCAGTTTGTTTCCCTTCTTCGGTCTCGGCGTGACTTGGGGCAGCGGAGGACTCAGCGCGAGCaacttctccgcgtcgtccgcgttcGACTGGCTGTTCGTCCCTCCCGGGACTCAGCGACGGAGCGCCGGGATGAATCGCCAAGACCAGGTTCTCTCAG aggaacaACAACGCATGCAGTCTCTTGGCTTTCTCCTTCTGGCCTTCTTTTTCGTCATGTACATCATTTTTATCGCCTAG